Proteins encoded together in one bacterium window:
- a CDS encoding superoxide dismutase has protein sequence MGKFELPALPYAYDALEPYIDKMTMEIHHTKHHNAYVTNLNKAVEGTEMEGKSLEDLMANISKYPVAVRNNGGGHWNHSLFWTLMKKGGGGEPTGAFADAIKSAFGSFADFKTQFSNAGATRFGSGWAWLVKQNGKLVIGSTPNQDNPLMDVSDLKGTPILGLDVWEHAYYLKYQNRRPEYIENWWNVVNWDEAAKRFSEAK, from the coding sequence ATGGGAAAATTTGAATTGCCGGCACTGCCATATGCTTACGATGCATTAGAGCCATACATTGATAAAATGACTATGGAAATTCATCATACAAAACATCACAATGCTTACGTAACTAATCTAAATAAAGCTGTTGAAGGAACAGAGATGGAAGGAAAATCTCTTGAAGATTTGATGGCTAATATTTCCAAATATCCGGTTGCAGTTAGAAATAACGGCGGCGGTCACTGGAATCATTCTTTATTCTGGACATTGATGAAGAAAGGCGGAGGAGGTGAACCAACCGGTGCTTTTGCAGATGCAATTAAATCTGCTTTCGGTTCGTTTGCTGATTTCAAAACTCAATTCAGCAATGCTGGTGCAACAAGATTCGGTTCGGGCTGGGCATGGCTTGTAAAGCAGAATGGTAAACTGGTTATCGGTTCAACACCGAATCAGGATAATCCTTTAATGGATGTATCGGATCTGAAAGGCACACCAATTCTCGGGTTGGATGTTTGGGAACACGCTTACTATCTCAAGTATCAAAACAGAAGACCAGAATACATAGAGAACTGGTGGAATGTTGTTAACTGGGATGAAGCTGCTAAAAGATTCAGCGAAGCTAAGTAA
- a CDS encoding F0F1 ATP synthase subunit epsilon encodes MAELNLEIITPEKPVFKDQIEAITIPGTLGSFQILKDHAPLISSFEVGVIKVKKSSTESFYTTSGGTVEVNHYHVLVLADSIEKINDIDVDRAEQAKKRAEERLQRKSEAEIDEARAKAALNRALNRLNAVKKYS; translated from the coding sequence ATGGCTGAACTTAATCTCGAAATAATAACTCCTGAAAAGCCAGTCTTCAAAGACCAGATTGAGGCCATCACGATTCCGGGAACACTAGGTAGCTTTCAGATATTAAAAGATCACGCACCGCTAATAAGTTCATTTGAAGTTGGAGTGATAAAAGTGAAGAAGAGTTCAACCGAATCTTTTTACACAACTTCCGGCGGTACCGTTGAAGTAAACCATTATCACGTTCTAGTTCTAGCTGATTCAATTGAAAAGATAAATGATATTGATGTTGACAGGGCTGAACAAGCAAAGAAAAGAGCAGAGGAAAGACTTCAAAGAAAAAGTGAAGCTGAGATTGATGAAGCCAGAGCGAAAGCTGCTTTGAACAGAGCTTTAAACCGATTAAACGCTGTAAAGAAGTATAGCTGA
- a CDS encoding LON peptidase substrate-binding domain-containing protein — MQIPIFPLALVVFPNSKYPLHIFEERYKILINKCLANNSGFGIVSRIGDTISEVGVYVEIADVIKIYESGELDIVVTGKWRFKRMNLDMHQDGYYLGDVNKIIDQDSESDLNYNLFFALKQRVQEMLKLVNFNVNQGFWDNLEKTNLKSFKIAEKSGLSILQQQELLTIQSENKRMSYLLEHFEKLEEKLEENRAMREIILGDGYLN; from the coding sequence ATGCAAATTCCAATATTTCCGCTTGCACTGGTTGTCTTTCCTAATTCAAAATATCCGCTACATATTTTTGAAGAAAGATATAAAATATTAATAAATAAGTGTCTTGCCAATAATTCGGGATTTGGAATAGTTTCGAGAATTGGTGATACAATATCTGAAGTTGGCGTTTATGTCGAGATTGCAGATGTAATCAAAATTTATGAATCTGGTGAACTGGATATAGTCGTCACCGGCAAATGGCGTTTCAAGAGAATGAATCTTGATATGCATCAGGACGGATATTATTTAGGTGATGTAAACAAAATTATTGACCAGGATTCTGAAAGCGATCTTAACTATAATCTGTTTTTTGCTTTAAAGCAACGAGTTCAGGAAATGTTAAAGCTTGTCAACTTCAATGTGAACCAGGGATTCTGGGATAATCTTGAAAAAACAAATTTGAAATCATTCAAGATCGCAGAGAAATCAGGATTATCAATTTTACAGCAGCAAGAACTTCTGACCATACAAAGTGAGAATAAAAGAATGAGTTATTTGCTTGAACATTTCGAAAAGCTCGAAGAAAAATTGGAAGAGAACCGGGCAATGAGAGAAATTATTCTCGGAGATGGTTACTTAAACTAA